In Lolium rigidum isolate FL_2022 chromosome 7, APGP_CSIRO_Lrig_0.1, whole genome shotgun sequence, the DNA window AGGTATCGGACGCATCCCATCTCTGCCTCTTTCGTCTCAGCTTTGCTCTCTGTTTCTTGGGAAAGATTGGTTCTTGGGTGTGTTCTTGGTATGATGGGTGGATTTCTTTCGGGaaccgggagtgatgggtttctgGCCGAATTTTAGGGCCCGTTTTCTTTCGGTTACAAGAATAATCGCCCATCGGCAATGCGTGACTCTGTCGTGCGTTTTGTTTCTCCTTTATCTCTGTCTCCCATCCTCTTGGCCCCAGAGGCCAGACTCATATATCCTCCCATCGTTCATCTGACCGCCTAGAGATTTGAAGAAATTTCCTTTTCCAGGTCAGGTGATGCCCTTGGTCGAGGACTCTCCATGGATGTGCGTGCGGTGATGACTGACTCCGTACGCTCGATGCGCGCGGCGGCGCTGCCCCTGATTGCTCGCGCCGCCGTTTTGCTGCTGCTCTCGGCGCTGCCGCTCTCGCAGGCCTACACCTACGAGCAAGATGGTAAGTGTATACTATCCTTCTTGATAGTCGTTGGTACATCCAGGGGTTCTTGATTATTTATGTTTTACTGACAGCGTTGTCTTGTACTGCGCTGATACTACTTGTGATGCGTGGTATAATGCGAATATCTTCTTATAATCTTGTGTACCTTATGGTgtattctttttatttgtttaacAGTGTTTGCGATAAATGGCTTGTACACTGCACTTGGATCCCCAACGGTGCCTGGATGGGTTACAAACGGGGGCGACCCCTGCGCTGAGAACTGGCAGGGCGTCGGCTGCGCGGAGTCAAACATTACCTCCATGTACGATGAGTTGCTATGTGCTGCTGTTTTGTATTCCGTGATTTTCATTATTTGGCTATGCAAACGAATAATGTGTCATGTTTCTGTGCAGAACTCTCAATGGTATGAGTTTGGGAGGGCAGCTGGGTAACACATTGGCGAATTTAACATCGCTGATCACCTTGTAAGTTGATCATGCAGAGTTCTGGCTTGCACTTGATTTGGTCCTAATTTGACATTATGCTACCGAGTCGGTGCTTAACGCTTCTTCCTTTATGCAGGGACCTTAGCAACAACAATATTGGTGGAACCATACCAGACATTCTGCCTGTCACAGTGCAGCGTTTGTATGTCCATCTGAGCATTCTGTTTACTCTTCTGTTCCACTTCTTATAGCTATTTCTTTACTAAGCCTTCTCTTGCCAATCACAGTAACCTATCAGTAAACCAGCTAACTGGTGGAATTCCAAGTGCATTGTCAACGCTTACAATGTTGACAACCATGTAAGTATACATTACCGATACGTGGCCACTAGTTCTCAGAAAATTAGGACATCCCCAATTAGTTTCTCAAACTGTCCCTCCTTGTGGTCTTGCTTTGCAGGTACCTCAACAACAATCAATTGGTTGGGGACATACCAGATGCATTTTCAGCACTCACCGGACTTACAAACTTGTAAGAAGATGTTGACTTCTCTTACGGTTTACGCACTAGCATTAATAGTTATTTCGTAACAATGACAATTCTCATTCAACCTGCTTCACCAGTGATTTTTCTTCTAACAACTTGACCGGGCCGTTACCACCGTCAGTGGGAAACTTAAGAGCATTGACTAGCCTGTGAGTATCGATGTCTATTTCATTGATTACTTGAATAAAATGCGGCAGTGTCAACTACTTAATATCTGCTATTGGCGCAGGCATATTCAGAACAATCAAATGTCCGGGACCCTGGATGTGCTGCAAGATCTCCCTCTTCAAGATTTGTATGGCCACTCAACTTTTATTTAAGAAATATCCAAAGAACAAAATAATTGGCGTACTTAATGGTTTTGTAGATTACTTCATTTCTGTGTGGTAACTGGTTTCCATTCAACAGGGATATAGAAAACAATCTGTTCTCCGGCCCTGTTCCTACGAAGCTATATACCATTCCAAACTTTCTGTAAGGCACTCCTGCTTTCTCAAAATGTTTGTCTTGATTATTTGTATGCCCCTAATTGGAACATTAGAAACATGTTCGAAGACAAGAACTTTTTTCCTTTATTCATACTAGGAATTTAACAACTTCATGAGTAACTTTGTTTATGCTGAGTAAATTTGTTCTGCTACACAGGAGTGATGGTAACCCATTTAATACTAGCATAGCTCCATCTCCACTGCCTGCTGGACCAGCACCATCACCATCACTGTCACCTTCAACAGGACGTGTCCCCTCAAAAGAGCCTACAAAGTCTTCTGATGTGACGAATGGAAATTCTCCAGCACCAGGGAAAAATACTTTTTGGACAGTCAAGAATATTGGATACATTATTGTTGGGGTGGTATCAGCGGTGGCTGTTGTCTTAATGGTAATGTTTTGTGTATCCAAGTACAAAGAAAGGAAGTCAAAGAATGGTGTGTATACAAAAAGTCATATGCGAAGGGAACCACAGAGGCTTGGAGGATCTAAAATCAAGGAAGTACCGGAAATAAAGGAACATTCGATAAAACCTAAGAATACTGTCGTGAAAGGTCCTAATTCTTTTCTCTTGTGAAACAAAGGAATTATTGATAATGTCTTATTATCCCCTCCCCCATATGAATTTGACATGTGGATCTTTTTGGCAACAGCTTCAAATGTGGTTTCTAATTCAAAGGAGGAGCTGAAAGTCAATACATCAATAAAAGGTGAGATGCAGCAACTTTAGAATAAAGTATGTGCCTACATGTGTTGTGATTTACTGCCTTGCATTTTAGTGTAAAAATACTTAAAACAAACATTGGCATGGCTGAATGACAGCTGGCCAATCCTCATGTTCCGATTGACTGACATATGAAGGTTGTATGTAACAGCCCCAAATGTTGTTTATAATGCAAAGGAGGCTACATTATATCCTCCAATTAGAGGTAAGAGAACTGAATAAAATGCTGTATATTACAGATTTGAGTATAGGAAAGTTAACCAAAATTGCTAATATTGCAGCTGCTCCTGTGTTGATCACGAAGAAACAGAAGGAGCATGTTATTGACATGGAAAAACCTGATGATTTTGTGGAAGAACCACTGCATTTTCCCCAGTCTGTTGCGCCACGTACTGAAAAAACCATTGTCAGTACCAGTGTTCGTACTAAAAAGGGGAGGGTACCTTCACTCGGGAAGATAGATCTAAAAACTACTGTGAAGTCCTTTTCTGTTGCATCCCTTCAACAATATACCAACAGTTTCAGTGAACAAAATTTTATAAGAGATAGCACGTTTGGTAGAGTATATCTGGCGGAACTTCCTGGTGGAGAGGTACAAATTGTTTATCAAAAGAATTCACATATCTATTTTAGTAAGACTGCATTAGCGATGCCATTATCAATTCTATACATATGATATTGACTTGGTTTGCAGATTTTGGAAGTTTTGAAGATCGACATTGATAACTCAAGAGTACCAGTAGACGTCTTTCTAGAGCTAGTTGTGAGCATTTCAGAAGTAAGTCATCCTAATATACTTGAGCTTGTGGGATACTGTGCGGAGTTCGAGCAGCGGCTACTTGTCTACGAGCATTGTAGTAAGATGACTCTACATGATGAACTCCATTATGTGGACGAACCCAGCAATGCATTGTCCTGGAATGCCCGTCTCCAAGTTGCTGTGGAAGCAGCCAAGGCATTGCAGTAAGCAGAAATAATTACTCTAAAATTTTCAAGTCATGTGAAGTTGTTAAATATGGCTTCCAAAaaatatatttgtatcttgatttGCAGATATCTTCATGATGGCTGTCAACCACCGCTTGTACATCAGAATTTTAAACCATCAGTTATTCTCCTTAATAGCACATTGTCAGTTCAAAtttccgagtctggccttgcttCGCTCTCTCAGGTAAATAACAATGAACATATTTTGAGTGTTACATTTTGAAGAACTCTTGAGGTCTATGGAAACTTCAGATGCTGCGGTCAACATTATACCCTAGTACAAGATATCTCAAGAAAGCTAACATTGGTTACATAGAAAAAGGCCGAGAGATACTTTGGGGTATTAATAAAGAAGAGAAGGTTTCTCTTTGTGAAGTCCCAAACTCAATACATGTATCTTGAATTATTTACTCTGTCTAGGCATCTTAAAATGTATTTATAAAAAAGATAATGTAGAATGGCCAGGTGTAAACCTAGCTATGCATATGTAACTTATAAAACATGGTCAAAGGAGTAAGTTCCCTCCCTTAAATGTACGTTCTTAGGTAGAAGTGAGGCACTTGCAGAGGCTGCGCCTCGAACGCGGGTGGGCGAACTCACAGGCATGCACTTTAGCCAACCTAGCATTGCTCAGTTCTCATGCACATGTAAATCATTATTTGGTGCCTCTGTTTTATGCGTGCCTTTGATTTGCTATTATCCGCTTATTCCGTCCTATTTTTCTGTAGTAGattatgtttgtaataaaatTACAAAATCCGAAAATAcaccaatgcaaatttgtgtaacaGCATGGAATTCTGTCAGTATAAACGTGCAAAATAAATCAGAAGTGTATAGTTGAAGTTCATTGGGTATTGTTGATGCTCCTAAAGGACCATACAGAATTGAAGAGGTTGCATTTTGAACGTAAACAAAAAAGGGGCAACGAAAAAGCTGTGACAACTGAGGTTTTTAGGAATTTCTCTAGAATTTCAGTTATCTTGCTTAGAATTGTATGCCAGCGACTTTAGACATCATTTAGTCATAATGCAGTTTGGAGTAAATCGGCAACATTTCTCTGTCAAATTTAGGATATAGGAAGACTAATAAGTTGGCAAACATTTTCACCATTTAGAAACCATggagaccaaaaatatttgtgaTACATGAGAGAAAAGAGCTTTATGTTACCATTTACTCATTCATAAATCTTGTTCTCTTTTGGCTGCCAGTTGTCTGGCAGTTTGCCTGCTTTGTTCCATTATGAAGCCCCTGAAGTGCATGAATCCAGATCATTCAGTGATCGAAGTGATGTTTACAGTTTTGGTGTCGTTATGTTGGAACTTCTTACAGGACGTGAACCTTACGACAGGTAAGCAATCCCCACGCCAGTTACTCTTGATATTCATCAAGCATGGTTATTTTGCTTGCAAATGGCTTCCTGATCTAACTTAATATTTCTCTGTGCAATGAAATGGCAGTTCCCGTCCACGCGCTGAGCAACATCTGGTGCGATGGGCCACATCTCAGCTTTATGATATCGATGCCATATCAAAGATGGTAGATCCTTTAATTCGAGGACAATGTTCTGACAAGGCTCTGTCACGTTTTGCTGATGTTATTAGCCGCTGTATTCAGGTAATATGCTTGATCTTTTATCTGAGATCATCGTTAAACCAAGACGGACTGTGTGGCTTACCTGAAACTTTTTCCGCAGCATGAGCCAGAATTCAGGCCACCAATGTCTGAAGTTGTCCAAGACCTAACTCGTATGGTCGGTGACGCGACAAAGGCTTCCATGTAAAAGGGGCTTCCTAAGACGAGGAAGAACGCGGGATGCTGTCTTGGATAACTAATGAGGACGACTCATCCGAGTGTCCTGAGGAGCTTCCTGTCGGATTTGGGGCCCGAGTCGCATTTGCTTGCTTGCAAAGATGGCTTTGAACGGTGATGCAGTAGTAGGATGAAAAAAGGATGTCTCATCCGGCAAACTTTGTTGGATGGATGTGCAGATATATGCACTTCATTTTTTTTCTCTAGGAGCTGTTTGTCCTTGGTAACATGTCTTTGTGATCGATTTGTACTTGTGAAACTTGTACCTATACCAGTGCAAATTTCAGTATTCTTTAGCCTGTACTGTCCACATTTCTTAGTGCCTAGTTCCAGATGGTTCTCTAGACCATTTGTAGATGttctaaagtaaaaaaaaaaaaaaacaaagcaaaacaaaacaaaacttggCAGCATTGCATTACATCTGTGTAGCGTGCGAAGTGCACTGAATCTATGTTCTTATTGCAAGAAGTAGCCGGAGAGAAAAAAAGCGAAGCCGACAAGGAGGCTTCCGTAGATGAGCAGAGTCTTCTGGCCGGAGGTGAGCGAGTTGCCACCGAGGCCAAACTGCTGGTTCTGCGCGAACCCGGCGATCTCGATGCTCTTGCTGTCGAAGAAGGACTGCGCCGCGCCGCACGTCGGGCACCGCCAGTCGTCGGGGAGCTTGGCGAACGGCAGCCCCGGAGGCACCGGGTAGGACGGGTCCCCCGCCGCCTGGTCGTACAGGTAGCCGCACGACCGGCACTCGTGCACCCCCGTGTTCAGCACCGCGAACTGCTCCTCGAACCGGCGAGGGTCAAGCTTCGGCCcgccgtcctccccctcgtccagcTCCCCCGGCAATGGCGCGGAGAAGTCTTCTTGCTTGGTCTCGGCCGCCGCCGTGTCCAGCGGCTTGTCGTCCTTGGACACGTCGACGGAGTGGAGCCAGAAGTGAGATGATGAGGTCCGTGTGGTAGCCAGGGGCTTGTGGGAGTGGATGAACAAGGGTGGCTGTGGCGCTCTCGggttcttggacaccacgctgcatGGGTGAATTAGCCTTGCCGTGGCCAACGCCATTGTAGCTAACCTCTTGACTTCTCTCTATCtcgtcctctctctctctctgtctagaTGTCAGTATATTTCAAGGTTTCGGTGTTACTTGGGAGAGGAGATGGAATCCATGGTGGAGACCTATTGTGCAGAGAGGATATTGTTTGGTCTGTTGATGATGCTATGGACACGAGACAAATGGGGTGTGAGTGGATAAGATATGTGTGCACCAGAGCTGAACCCGTCACTTGCAATTTGGGGAAGACGGAAGTGCTTGGAGACTGCCGCTTAAGACCCTATAGCATCTCCAACTAACGATGAATAATACATATCACCTATTTTTGCAGTTTTTCAGATTTTACATTACCTGATATTTTTCTCGGAACTTAGATGATATAAAATACATTACCTCACCTCCAATTGTGCTCCAGCGGATGATGTATTTTACTTCACTTGTGCTACAAAacttcaaataaaaaaaatcaaactttGACACatttcaaatgaaattcaaaccTTGACACATATTAAACATCGACAACTTGCCATAGATAGTTCATTCATNNNNNNNNNNNNNNNNNNNNNNNNNNNNNNNNNNNNNNNNNNNNNNNNNNNNNNNNNNNNNNNNNNNNNNNNNNNNNNNNNNNNNNNNNNNNNNNNNNNNggatctcccagcttctttggaaccttgccattgaaagagtaattagcaagcatagtggaaatctcctcattaggaattttccttttgttagagacaatatctttcatatactttgaataaggaggcaatttaatagcgtcgaccaaagggatttgcaggaacaaaggtttcatccaatcacaaaatttattatagtgttcttcctcctttgattttagtttcttagcaggaaaaggcatttgcttttgaaccaaaggttctctttcattaccatgtttcttagcaataaaatcttctttagtacaccctttatttttaacatgcttttcaggttcatcttcaacctcttctttatcagaaacatcattcttatcattatctttatcgtgttcattaccactttcggcttcaagcatcgaaatagaaatactattaggatcattaacaggctcggaggattctacaacagctttatgtttcttcttcttttcttagaaggagcactagtttctttagttcgttgagaatcttgttcaactattttgggatgcccctcgggatatagaggatcccgagtagaaacaccacctctagttgttacttcataagcatgtttttctttagaagtattttttaacaagtcattttgcactttagtgagttgatcaatttgagtttgaaccatatgaaaatgtttaacaagcatcttaacatcattggaggttctctccacaatatcatgcaatttattaatagctcgagaattttccattaaatgattctctactctcatattgaaattatcttgcttaagaaCATAATTATCAAACACATCTAAACAtttatcaggaggttttgagtaaggaatatcttctttatcaaagcgttgaagagaatgtacctcaatcgtggataaagggtgagttatcttacataaatcttctatggggggtaaattcttcacatcttcggatttaatacctttctctttaagagatttcttggcttcgctcatatcttcatcatttaatttaatcatacccctcttcttcaatattggtgttggggttggttcaggtgtagtccaatcatcatgatttcggcctattctatccaataattcttcagcttcgtctggagttcttttccgaaaacacaaccaagcacaactatccaggtatgccctagactcaatggttagtccactataaaatatatcaagtaggtcatgcttttccaaatcatgtccagggccgAGCtccgataagagagcaaaaccttgcccaagcttcgagcaatttctctccatcttcctggtcagaaCTATAAATTTTCCGCAAGGCAATATGTTGagaactagcaggaaaatatttccgaaagaaaacatcaagcaaaccttttggactatcaatagaatcaggaggcaaactattataccaagttttagcatcatcctttaatgagaaaggaaaaaatttagcaacaaaataagtacgcttcttgatatcatcagaaaacaagctactcaaagtggaAAGCTCATACATGTgctctacatcactttctttttcagtaccacaaaaaggtgttttctcaacaatagatatatgagataagttaagagaaaaatcataatccttatccttaatgtttataggagatgtggcaaatttaggatcaggagacagtttatatctaacagcatgttgtgcaagaagctttttgatgttacttgtaccagtagtagcattacatttatcaataaaatcatcatcaagttccacataatcttcatcaagatcatcactagagtgttcaatagactcatgtgaattaacaggtgtagtagtatTTTCATTAGAAAttttagtattttcaatttgtctagacctagcaattgtagcatctagaaaagaacctaacgaaccattatcatcaagcacagtagaagcatcatcaagattatcaaagcaattttcagactcagcagaagtacccgcatgtgaagcttgtggtggtgaaacaagtttacttatcacatatggtgaatcaagagcagcagaggtactcagagttgtaccttttcttgtagtggatggtaatatggcgactttagcatcgcgaggtttacccatgatggaggatttgcagcgaacaatatcaattcaggtgaacttgcaaataaagctatgctccccggcaacggcgctagaaaatagtcttgatgacccacaagtataggggttcgcaacagtcttcgagggaagtaaaacccagtttattgattcgacacaaggggagccaaagaatatttgtaagccttaacagcggagttgtcaattcagctgcacctgtaaacagacttgctcgcaagattttatcagtagcaacatttTTATAGCAGtaccagtagtgaaatataagcaacagTGTAATaaggacaacagtagtgattatagtagacaacaggattaaaatactgtaggcacaaggatggatgaatgggcgctgcatggatgagagaactcatgtaccaatcaaggcagggcatttgcagataataataaagcggtatccaagtactaaataaccataggcatgtgtttcgtatatagtcgtacgtgctcgcaatgagaaacttgcacaacatcttttgtcctaccagacggtggcagccgggcctctagggaaactactggtaattaaggtactccttttaatagagtaccggagcaaagcattaacactccgtgaacacatgtgatcctcatatcacagccttcccctccggttgtcccaatttctgtcactttggggcctcggattccggacagcaatatgtgtatacaacttgcaggtaagatcataaaacaatgaatatcttcatgaatcaataacatgttcagatctgagatcatggcactcgggccctagtgacaagcattaagcataacaagttgcaacaatatcatgaaagtaccaacaacggatactaggcactatgctctaacaatcttatgactattacatgatcaatctcatccaatccctaccatccccttcagcctacagcgggggaattactcacacatggatgggggaagcatggatggtcaatggagaggcgtcggtggtgatgatggcgatgatctcctccaattccccgtcccggcagggtgcctgaacggagtttctggtccagagacggagtttcgcgatggcggcggagttctggatgtcttctggcaaattggtcgaacccccgtgcattttcaggtcgaaagccttaagtagtccagaggggagcgtcgggggctggccgaggcgacgccaccatagggcggcgtggcccaggggcccaccgcgccgcctggtggtgtgggtgcctcgtggcccccctccgtctcgtcttctggctccgtaggtcttttgtgaaaataggcccattgcaattatttccggggattttcctgaaagttgaatttctgcacaaaaataagacaccagggcaattctgctgaaaacagcgttagtccgtgttagttgcatccaaaataaacaaattagaggcaaaataatagcaaaagtgttcgggaaagtagatacgttttggacgtatcaaccatcagttttatcaaaatcaccaagtccttcacatgtcatattcaccttcaaaatctttcaatagaatgactcatcattccaaggttttcaaagtcatttcacttcacaagttcccaactagagtagtcaattttatttgttagcactagcaactagtcatgagagggGTGCTACTTAACTTATAAGCttgtaggctaagtttgatactcttgctctactctacacttagaccaaagtaactataaaaggaagctttgataaacaaagtaaaaaacttgcaaggtaaaaacttgggatgggatcattgcacataaagtaaaagtaatgttgccttgctctagtagagctttgcacttgcaagaatattagcatgccttggttggtgtactgatcaaagtggtcttcatcttcctggaagtagacctcctcctcctactactcctccgtactagcgtctaaaaacggatacgaggtaacaatcaccaaacaagcttaagagctagactaagcacacataaGGTTCACACAATGCTAATCTATCATCACCACATTACtagcatgttggttgactttgttttcttcttaagaaaaataatttctctcattacaaatatggattagggtttctctttagttccttgaggaaataatttcctctcatcgaatcttgttaagatttaatctcctcaaataaataatatatgaacccttgttgaccaaggtcaaccattcataatcctcagttgggaaaatgatttaaatgaggtagagtacctcatgcaatttaacactaccacACTTATAATTTAAcatcaccaaataattcaatatgagattatgtagaccatggtcactacctcatattaagttacttgggacaagatttaaatgagagaaacctctcataagatttaacacatagttttggacaatatcaattgactagaaatagcccatAATCATACAAATTAACCATGTTATATTTTTACATAActatgtagagtatgtgaaatgtaatTTATCAGAGTTGGAAACAACTCAATAgcgtttttggttgatttttaataattgtttgaagttgcaaaagtccctgccttgttattttttgtcacattaattctacaaagaatctcatgatgagaccagtggggttggatagatctttttcctagctttccaaccatatgaaattcatcaaatttggtttagccaatttgattcTATTCAATTTTTAAAATGGAACCAGTAAGCAATTTGATTTAAAATAATTCAAACGAATTTGAATCGTGGGCCAGCGCGGGAAACGTTACTGGGCCAAAACAGTTCAAACAGGGAattccagcccaccacgcgtccagcacgcgtgggctgcctgacagggtgggctccACTCGTCAACGACACCTAACACAGCAAAACGGTACGTTTGATTTGAGCCGCACGACTAGAAGGGGATCGAGCGGCTGAGacgtcgtcatctccggcgagaaatGGGTACTGGCGCGGCAAGGCTAGGGGTCCGGCGAGCTCACCGGTGCTCCAacaagggttggcagtgtgcg includes these proteins:
- the LOC124677222 gene encoding protein STRUBBELIG-RECEPTOR FAMILY 3-like — encoded protein: MDVRAVMTDSVRSMRAAALPLIARAAVLLLLSALPLSQAYTYEQDVFAINGLYTALGSPTVPGWVTNGGDPCAENWQGVGCAESNITSITLNGMSLGGQLGNTLANLTSLITLDLSNNNIGGTIPDILPVTVQRFNLSVNQLTGGIPSALSTLTMLTTMYLNNNQLVGDIPDAFSALTGLTNFDFSSNNLTGPLPPSVGNLRALTSLHIQNNQMSGTLDVLQDLPLQDLDIENNLFSGPVPTKLYTIPNFLSDGNPFNTSIAPSPLPAGPAPSPSLSPSTGRVPSKEPTKSSDVTNGNSPAPGKNTFWTVKNIGYIIVGVVSAVAVVLMVMFCVSKYKERKSKNGVYTKSHMRREPQRLGGSKIKEVPEIKEHSIKPKNTVVKASNVVSNSKEELKVNTSIKAPNVVYNAKEATLYPPIRAAPVLITKKQKEHVIDMEKPDDFVEEPLHFPQSVAPRTEKTIVSTSVRTKKGRVPSLGKIDLKTTVKSFSVASLQQYTNSFSEQNFIRDSTFGRVYLAELPGGEILEVLKIDIDNSRVPVDVFLELVVSISEVSHPNILELVGYCAEFEQRLLVYEHCSKMTLHDELHYVDEPSNALSWNARLQVAVEAAKALQYLHDGCQPPLVHQNFKPSVILLNSTLSVQISESGLASLSQLSGSLPALFHYEAPEVHESRSFSDRSDVYSFGVVMLELLTGREPYDSSRPRAEQHLVRWATSQLYDIDAISKMVDPLIRGQCSDKALSRFADVISRCIQHEPEFRPPMSEVVQDLTRMVGDATKASM
- the LOC124677223 gene encoding rubredoxin-like; translated protein: MALATARLIHPCSVVSKNPRAPQPPLFIHSHKPLATTRTSSSHFWLHSVDVSKDDKPLDTAAAETKQEDFSAPLPGELDEGEDGGPKLDPRRFEEQFAVLNTGVHECRSCGYLYDQAAGDPSYPVPPGLPFAKLPDDWRCPTCGAAQSFFDSKSIEIAGFAQNQQFGLGGNSLTSGQKTLLIYGSLLVGFAFFLSGYFLQ